Proteins encoded by one window of Candidatus Sumerlaea chitinivorans:
- a CDS encoding Heat shock protein 60 family co-chaperone GroES: MPVRPLHDRVLVKRAEEVEQKSAAGIIIPDTAKEKPQRGTVVAVGDGKKDENGKRIPLDVKVGDEVLFGKYAGTEVKIDGQEYLIMHESDILGVIEK; encoded by the coding sequence ATGCCGGTTCGACCGTTGCATGACCGTGTGCTGGTAAAGCGCGCGGAGGAAGTCGAGCAGAAATCCGCTGCAGGCATCATCATTCCTGATACCGCAAAAGAAAAGCCGCAGCGGGGTACCGTGGTTGCCGTCGGAGACGGCAAGAAGGACGAGAACGGGAAACGCATCCCCTTGGACGTGAAGGTCGGCGACGAGGTGCTCTTCGGCAAGTATGCGGGCACCGAAGTCAAGATTGATGGTCAAGAATACCTCATCATGCACGAGAGCGATATTCTCGGCGTGATCGAGAAATAA
- a CDS encoding Peptidyl-prolyl cis-trans isomerase PpiD: MVTEIRASHILVATEKEANELKSRVERGESFAALAKQYSKCPSGQEGGDLGWFGRGVMVKSFEDAVFSAGKDLVAGPIKTQFGYHLVLVTDTRG, from the coding sequence ATGGTGACTGAAATCCGTGCAAGCCACATTCTTGTGGCTACTGAGAAAGAAGCAAACGAGCTCAAATCGCGAGTCGAGCGTGGCGAGTCCTTTGCAGCCTTAGCGAAACAGTATTCGAAATGCCCAAGTGGCCAAGAGGGTGGCGATCTCGGATGGTTCGGCCGCGGCGTCATGGTTAAGAGCTTCGAAGACGCCGTATTCTCCGCGGGAAAAGATTTAGTCGCAGGTCCGATTAAGACGCAATTTGGCTACCATCTGGTGCTTGTGACCGATACGCGAGGTTAG
- a CDS encoding putative membrane protein, with translation MLTERVPGRASRSCDYLSGALMTSVSSLASRSTMERGCRLLLTQHFKSATSAEIFTNLRHAAVVLWRRVCGFVFAFRPQILSRLSPWLSFVSLLVFIGVPMTTSASVLSYDVVIVGGSFSAPAAALAAARTNPSAKILLVEPTDWLGGQTTAQGVAAIDNAWHNPGATLMRNNPILYYPADYLDFLNRLKTAPPEAPGEGFAPNGSAWVTREAFDPRTAVWALDNMMAEYTSITVMRMTVVKSVTTTTVIDSLGTALKITSLTLIQRSPINGYVPHTKFTSQEIMDWYDPNPSSDFAKSIYSVVPRDPTKGLVVIDASETGDVIVLSGALYTVGREKTTEELGEDGSLPLCDEHGSQATVFPFCMTDNPTTHTEDELKTPWPDFDSYYATQSATYFSFGSYTYNRIWTYRRLKNTGPLFNFDSVNLGDVSMQNWYPGNDYPYGSIYKSKAECSAEASDWRGGLNLTHLAQAEKHAVAWYFYMKERRTTSWDTRMPRGSDPMNMMATGHGLAKFPYIRCCRRIIGLNNFRLTSRYFVNTLASDYNGGTSWRFYDSVGIGNYAVDIHPTKNSTGISPPFTYAAPFYIPYRALGSANVRNLLAGGKQIATTYITNAAYRLHPIEWAIGSAVGTAAAMMAKDGLSNTDLLDTPTLRQLQATVRTNSPIHWAAFDSDPFPPNNGDLVVNDCKPVQSGVPFRVEVYHHRAKRARVFNGAEFLGETTTRANGRLLLSGVSVTTTSQYFVAYCYDDAGQLLDILTVGTPRDLSIIDDTDPEFTLTGTWTFGTAQPNKYKTSYRYSWGSNPPSTATWKLYIPTPGIYEIFIWYPQASNRATDAPFTIYHAGGQTTVLVNQQLNGGVWLSLGQFQFRADGSAKLVLSNAISDPSKLVVADAARAVFVSSSVTNWEEY, from the coding sequence ATGTTGACGGAAAGGGTGCCCGGTAGAGCATCTCGATCATGTGACTACCTTTCAGGTGCGCTGATGACGAGCGTGAGCAGCTTAGCAAGTAGATCCACAATGGAGCGTGGGTGCCGATTACTTCTGACCCAACACTTCAAAAGTGCGACATCTGCAGAGATCTTCACAAACCTTAGGCACGCCGCGGTTGTGCTCTGGCGCAGGGTTTGTGGCTTCGTGTTTGCTTTTCGCCCTCAAATTTTGAGTCGGCTGTCCCCTTGGCTATCCTTCGTGTCATTACTCGTTTTTATTGGAGTCCCCATGACAACATCTGCCTCTGTCCTTTCATACGATGTGGTAATTGTAGGTGGGTCGTTTAGTGCTCCTGCTGCTGCGCTGGCTGCGGCCCGCACCAACCCATCCGCAAAAATTCTTCTGGTTGAGCCGACCGACTGGTTGGGTGGGCAGACGACAGCCCAAGGCGTAGCTGCGATTGACAACGCTTGGCACAATCCGGGCGCAACGCTTATGCGCAATAACCCGATACTTTACTATCCTGCCGATTACTTGGATTTTCTCAATCGCCTCAAAACAGCGCCGCCCGAGGCTCCCGGCGAAGGTTTTGCCCCAAATGGCTCGGCATGGGTGACACGCGAAGCTTTCGACCCGCGCACCGCCGTGTGGGCGCTCGACAACATGATGGCGGAATATACCTCAATAACCGTCATGCGCATGACGGTTGTGAAAAGCGTGACCACCACAACGGTCATCGATTCGCTTGGAACCGCGCTCAAAATCACGAGCCTTACCCTTATCCAGCGCAGCCCAATCAACGGCTACGTTCCTCACACCAAATTTACGTCCCAAGAAATCATGGATTGGTACGACCCCAATCCCTCCTCAGATTTTGCAAAAAGTATTTACTCGGTGGTTCCCCGCGACCCCACGAAGGGACTGGTAGTCATTGACGCTTCAGAGACAGGCGACGTCATTGTGCTCTCAGGCGCACTCTATACGGTTGGTCGCGAAAAAACAACAGAGGAACTCGGCGAGGATGGTTCGCTTCCCCTCTGCGACGAGCACGGCAGCCAAGCGACTGTCTTTCCCTTCTGTATGACGGACAACCCAACGACGCACACCGAGGACGAACTCAAAACGCCATGGCCCGATTTCGATTCGTATTATGCCACTCAGAGCGCTACGTATTTCTCTTTTGGCAGTTATACCTATAACCGCATTTGGACCTACCGCAGGCTTAAGAACACGGGCCCTCTGTTCAACTTCGACAGCGTGAACCTGGGCGATGTCTCGATGCAGAATTGGTATCCGGGCAACGATTACCCATACGGCTCGATCTACAAGTCCAAGGCTGAGTGCTCGGCGGAAGCGAGTGATTGGCGTGGTGGCCTCAATCTGACGCATCTGGCTCAGGCCGAGAAGCACGCAGTGGCTTGGTACTTCTACATGAAAGAGCGACGCACCACCTCGTGGGATACCCGAATGCCTCGAGGAAGCGACCCAATGAACATGATGGCAACCGGCCATGGGCTCGCAAAATTCCCCTACATCCGCTGCTGCCGGCGGATTATCGGCTTGAACAACTTCAGGCTCACGAGCCGCTATTTCGTCAACACGTTGGCTTCTGATTACAACGGCGGAACCTCGTGGCGCTTCTATGACTCGGTCGGGATCGGGAACTATGCGGTGGACATCCATCCCACAAAGAACAGTACCGGCATCAGCCCTCCGTTCACCTACGCAGCGCCCTTCTACATTCCCTACCGTGCTCTCGGCTCGGCCAACGTTCGCAACCTCCTCGCGGGCGGAAAGCAAATTGCTACCACCTATATCACCAATGCAGCTTATCGGCTGCATCCTATTGAGTGGGCAATCGGAAGCGCGGTGGGAACAGCCGCAGCAATGATGGCTAAAGATGGGTTGTCGAATACCGACCTGTTAGACACGCCGACGTTGCGTCAACTGCAGGCGACCGTGCGCACGAATTCCCCAATTCACTGGGCCGCCTTTGATAGCGATCCCTTCCCGCCCAACAACGGCGACCTGGTGGTCAACGACTGCAAGCCGGTTCAAAGCGGAGTGCCGTTCCGAGTTGAAGTCTATCACCATCGCGCAAAGCGTGCGCGCGTGTTTAATGGAGCGGAATTCTTAGGTGAGACCACCACGCGAGCGAATGGCCGCCTTCTGCTTTCAGGCGTGTCAGTGACCACCACGAGCCAGTATTTTGTGGCATACTGTTACGACGACGCAGGACAGCTTTTAGATATTCTGACCGTGGGGACACCGCGGGATCTGTCGATTATCGACGACACGGACCCGGAATTTACTCTGACGGGCACGTGGACGTTCGGCACGGCACAGCCAAATAAGTATAAGACTTCCTATCGCTACTCGTGGGGCAGTAACCCGCCCAGCACAGCAACGTGGAAACTCTATATTCCCACTCCCGGCATCTACGAGATTTTCATCTGGTACCCGCAAGCCTCCAACCGCGCGACGGATGCTCCATTTACGATCTACCACGCCGGGGGCCAAACCACAGTTCTCGTCAACCAGCAGCTCAACGGCGGAGTGTGGCTGTCGTTGGGCCAGTTCCAGTTCCGCGCCGATGGGTCCGCCAAGCTTGTGCTATCGAATGCCATCAGTGATCCAAGCAAATTGGTCGTGGCGGATGCCGCTCGCGCCGTCTTCGTTTCCTCAAGTGTAACCAATTGGGAAGAGTATTGA
- a CDS encoding SSU ribosomal protein S20p: MPNKKSAKKRVKQNKRNELRNRAAKSAMKTAIKKTLTLLTVGEKEAAVEKCRETQALIARTWKRGIIHKNKARRLQSRLMKKVARAQG, encoded by the coding sequence TTGCCAAACAAGAAGTCTGCAAAGAAGCGTGTAAAGCAGAACAAGCGCAATGAACTGCGTAACCGCGCCGCAAAGTCCGCAATGAAGACGGCTATCAAAAAGACGCTGACCTTGCTCACGGTCGGCGAAAAGGAAGCTGCGGTTGAGAAATGCCGCGAGACTCAGGCGCTGATCGCCCGCACATGGAAGCGTGGCATCATCCACAAGAATAAGGCGCGCCGTCTTCAGTCTCGCCTGATGAAAAAGGTTGCGCGTGCCCAAGGTTAA
- a CDS encoding Sensor protein of zinc sigma-54-dependent two-component system, whose translation MGFMPLRKKMPDCGSTTQQLNQRMLQLQALYRIAVATASTMKPTEIMRLVLDEVVRWTEAVAAVVYFYDQQRDRLVPRLTYGRAIESSLLPAQEEDGLVTEVAHHGKLTQTPFVLRPARAKQQRFWRITIPLVSGDETTGVIDLVAERSKRFEPETEEFLSTLASQAAQVLRNALIYEELEQHYREISLLYEIQQEIASTLDYNSVLQLIVHRTKQIMNASECTIRLLVEHDGKPYIRVVASSGKDFIGPEEVPLEESQVDQPVIGGEMIYIEDVRTDPKFRWREEAKRAGVVSMVCAPLVARRRTIGTIRLYTAERREFDLSERKILSAIAGQAAQAIENARLYHTIEEQNRQLLRSYEELRNTQKELLRKERLAALGEMAATVAHEIRNPLTSIRGFAQRIQRRYAHVADERLAEYTGIIMEEVDRLNKFIKDVLDFARHAKPNFERTNLNTVIADVLALLRDDFARKEITILPDLAPNLQETVCDRMQMRQAFINLLQNARQAVSRGGMILIRTQNLNGYVRVRIADNGCGIPRDILQKIWSPFFTTKTHGTGLGLALVQRIVDDHHGRITIRSKEGRGTIVTLLFPVVENEDRLLSRTADSSDSSS comes from the coding sequence ATGGGTTTCATGCCGCTCCGCAAAAAAATGCCCGATTGTGGGTCAACAACCCAGCAGCTTAATCAGCGGATGCTCCAGCTGCAGGCACTTTATCGCATCGCGGTCGCCACGGCTTCGACCATGAAGCCCACGGAAATCATGCGGCTGGTGCTGGATGAGGTGGTACGTTGGACGGAAGCAGTTGCTGCAGTCGTATATTTTTATGATCAGCAGCGCGATCGTTTGGTTCCCCGACTCACGTACGGTCGGGCGATTGAGTCATCTCTACTTCCCGCCCAAGAAGAGGATGGGCTTGTGACCGAAGTCGCCCATCACGGCAAGTTGACCCAGACGCCTTTTGTCCTCCGTCCAGCTCGCGCCAAGCAGCAGCGTTTTTGGCGCATCACGATACCACTTGTCTCGGGCGATGAAACTACAGGCGTCATTGACCTTGTTGCCGAACGTTCAAAACGCTTTGAGCCCGAAACCGAGGAGTTCCTCTCCACCTTAGCGTCTCAGGCTGCTCAGGTCCTGCGCAATGCTCTGATTTATGAGGAGCTCGAACAGCACTATCGAGAAATTTCGCTCCTATATGAAATTCAGCAGGAAATTGCCTCGACGCTCGACTACAACAGTGTTCTCCAGCTGATCGTGCATCGGACGAAGCAAATCATGAATGCGTCGGAATGCACCATTCGCTTGTTGGTCGAGCACGACGGCAAACCCTACATCCGAGTCGTAGCCAGTAGCGGGAAGGATTTCATCGGTCCGGAAGAGGTGCCTTTGGAAGAGAGTCAGGTGGACCAGCCCGTGATTGGGGGGGAGATGATCTATATTGAGGACGTTCGGACCGACCCAAAGTTCCGATGGCGGGAGGAGGCCAAACGTGCAGGTGTCGTTTCAATGGTTTGTGCTCCGCTCGTTGCCCGTCGGCGGACCATTGGCACCATACGTTTGTACACCGCAGAACGCCGCGAGTTCGATCTCTCCGAACGCAAGATCCTCTCGGCAATTGCCGGCCAAGCCGCGCAAGCTATCGAAAACGCTCGCCTGTACCATACGATTGAGGAGCAGAACCGGCAGCTATTGCGCTCCTATGAAGAGCTTCGCAACACCCAAAAGGAACTCCTCCGCAAAGAGCGACTTGCGGCGTTGGGTGAGATGGCAGCCACGGTAGCCCACGAGATTCGCAATCCCCTCACCAGCATTCGCGGCTTCGCCCAACGCATCCAACGCCGATATGCTCACGTGGCGGACGAGCGCCTTGCCGAGTACACGGGCATCATCATGGAAGAGGTGGACCGGCTGAACAAGTTCATCAAAGACGTGCTCGACTTTGCCCGCCACGCTAAGCCTAACTTCGAACGAACCAACCTCAACACGGTCATTGCCGATGTGCTTGCCCTTCTCCGGGACGACTTCGCGCGTAAAGAGATCACAATTCTTCCTGACCTCGCGCCTAATCTTCAGGAAACCGTTTGCGACCGCATGCAAATGCGCCAAGCCTTCATTAATTTGCTCCAGAACGCCCGCCAAGCCGTCAGCCGGGGAGGGATGATTCTCATCCGCACGCAAAACTTAAACGGGTACGTCCGTGTGCGGATTGCCGACAACGGTTGCGGCATTCCTCGCGACATCCTTCAAAAGATTTGGTCGCCTTTCTTTACGACGAAAACTCATGGAACCGGCCTCGGATTAGCCCTTGTCCAGCGAATTGTGGATGATCACCACGGCCGAATCACAATTCGCAGTAAAGAGGGGCGTGGAACCATCGTTACCTTACTTTTTCCCGTCGTGGAAAACGAGGATCGGTTGCTGAGCCGGACCGCTGACTCAAGTGATTCGTCGTCGTAA
- a CDS encoding Aspartate aminotransferase encodes MDEKKFPVADRVANLDASGIRKVFDLAAKMKDPINLSIGQPDFDVPDPIKEAAIEGIRKGANKYTQTQGTVELRAAIQELLEKEFGWKDERPILVTSGVSGALVLAFFVLVNPGDEVILLDPYFVMYRHLVELAGGVPVIVDTYPDFRPPVDKIEAAITPRTRLLVVNSPNNPSGAVYTRAELEAIAEVARRHGLLVMSDEIYDLFCYDEPFVSLAGIYEHTLLLRGFSKSYAMTGWRMGWCTGPRNVMEKMTMLQQYSFVCAPSIAQAAGPTALRTDMSAQVAAYRRKRDMVYEALREKFGLVKPGGAFYAFVPAPGGLTATEFVTRAIEKNVLVIPGNVFSDRDTHFRISYATTDEKLAAGLEILNELAASLT; translated from the coding sequence ATGGATGAGAAGAAATTTCCGGTGGCGGACCGCGTTGCGAACTTGGACGCAAGCGGCATTCGCAAGGTCTTCGATCTTGCAGCCAAAATGAAGGATCCCATCAACCTCTCGATTGGTCAGCCGGATTTTGACGTGCCTGACCCAATCAAGGAGGCGGCGATTGAGGGGATCCGCAAGGGTGCGAATAAATACACCCAAACCCAAGGCACGGTCGAGTTGCGGGCCGCGATTCAAGAGCTCCTCGAGAAAGAATTCGGTTGGAAAGACGAGCGCCCGATTCTCGTGACGAGTGGTGTTTCCGGGGCACTTGTTCTTGCATTCTTTGTCCTCGTAAACCCCGGAGACGAGGTCATCTTGCTCGACCCCTATTTCGTGATGTACCGCCATTTGGTGGAACTTGCAGGGGGCGTGCCGGTCATCGTGGACACCTATCCCGATTTCCGCCCGCCAGTTGACAAGATCGAAGCCGCTATTACCCCCCGGACTCGGCTTTTGGTTGTCAATAGCCCAAACAATCCCTCTGGCGCCGTCTACACGCGCGCCGAGCTCGAAGCGATTGCCGAGGTGGCGCGCCGTCATGGGCTTCTGGTCATGTCCGACGAAATCTATGATCTCTTCTGCTACGATGAGCCGTTCGTGAGCCTTGCGGGAATCTATGAACATACGCTGCTTTTGCGCGGCTTCTCCAAAAGCTACGCCATGACGGGATGGCGCATGGGCTGGTGCACTGGGCCCCGCAACGTCATGGAGAAGATGACCATGCTTCAGCAGTACAGTTTCGTTTGCGCCCCCAGCATTGCTCAGGCCGCCGGACCCACCGCTTTGCGCACCGATATGTCCGCCCAAGTGGCCGCTTACCGGCGCAAACGCGATATGGTATACGAGGCCCTTCGCGAGAAGTTTGGTCTCGTCAAACCGGGAGGCGCGTTCTACGCCTTTGTCCCGGCCCCCGGTGGATTGACAGCCACGGAATTTGTAACCCGTGCCATTGAGAAAAATGTTTTGGTGATTCCCGGGAATGTCTTCTCTGACCGAGACACGCACTTCCGGATCTCATACGCAACAACCGATGAAAAGCTTGCTGCAGGACTCGAGATTCTGAACGAGTTGGCCGCAAGTCTGACGTAA
- a CDS encoding LSU ribosomal protein L25p: MEKVALKVKPRLVTGKGPNRRLRASGQIPAVIYGAGAQPEKVTLDAHELQLLLQKYGASAMFTLIRDDGNSAEEVNAVIREIQRDPVTRRILHVDLYHVRMDVEAEFEVPVHAVGNAIGVREGGILETLRHTVEVRCLPGLLPKAIEADISGLRINHSFHASDLKLPEGVKLVTDPEEVLFNILPPKDYVEPTPSAEGEEIAQPEVISKKKEAEPEEENE; the protein is encoded by the coding sequence ATGGAAAAAGTTGCCTTAAAGGTCAAGCCGCGCCTCGTGACAGGCAAAGGGCCGAACCGCCGGCTTCGCGCCAGCGGTCAGATCCCAGCCGTCATCTACGGTGCGGGAGCACAACCCGAAAAGGTGACCCTTGATGCGCACGAGCTCCAGCTTCTACTCCAAAAGTATGGAGCAAGCGCGATGTTTACGCTAATCCGCGACGACGGCAACAGCGCCGAGGAAGTGAACGCTGTCATCCGCGAAATTCAGCGTGACCCCGTAACACGACGCATCCTCCACGTGGATCTTTATCATGTGCGGATGGACGTGGAAGCTGAGTTCGAAGTTCCGGTGCATGCAGTCGGAAATGCCATCGGCGTGCGCGAAGGCGGTATTCTTGAAACACTTCGCCACACGGTGGAAGTCCGGTGCTTGCCGGGTCTGCTGCCAAAAGCCATTGAAGCCGACATTAGCGGACTGCGCATTAACCACTCCTTCCACGCCAGCGACCTTAAGTTGCCCGAAGGGGTCAAACTCGTCACGGACCCGGAAGAGGTGTTATTCAACATCCTCCCGCCGAAGGATTATGTGGAGCCCACACCGTCCGCCGAAGGCGAGGAGATTGCTCAGCCCGAAGTGATCAGCAAGAAGAAAGAGGCAGAGCCGGAAGAGGAGAACGAGTAA
- a CDS encoding Heat shock protein 60 family chaperone GroEL: MAPKQLKYSEDARAAILRGVDKLAEAVKVTLGPKGRNVVLDKKFGAPTITKDGVTVAKEIELEDPFENMGAQMVREVASKTSDVAGDGTTTATVFAQAIYREGMKNVAAGANPMSIKRGIEKAVEAAVAAIKEMAIPTREHKKIAQVATISANNDKEIGELIADAMDKVGKDGVITVEENKSINTVLEVVEGMQFDKGYLSPYFVTDPEKMVAELKDCYILVHDKKISSMKDLLPVLERVVQQGRPLLIIAEEVEGEALATLVVNKLRGTLQVCAVKAPGFGDRRKAMLEDIAILTGGKVISEEAGFKLENTRLEDLGQAKTVRVEKETTTIIEGAGSKKAIEGRINQIKLQIEESTSDYDREKLQERLAKLAGGVAVIKVGAATEVEMKEKKARVEDALHATRAAVEEGIVAGGGVVFLRAIPAVEKLKLEGDEALGAQIIAKALEAPARAIAQNAGYEGSIVVEKIKAAENKNFGFNAETEQYEDLLEAGVIDPAKVSRSALQNAASVASLLLTTECLVTEIKEKEEKPRMPAGDMY; the protein is encoded by the coding sequence ATGGCACCGAAGCAACTCAAATACAGCGAGGATGCACGTGCAGCGATCCTTCGCGGCGTTGATAAACTCGCAGAAGCCGTGAAAGTGACGCTTGGCCCGAAAGGCCGCAACGTGGTTCTCGATAAGAAATTCGGTGCGCCGACCATCACGAAGGACGGCGTAACCGTTGCGAAGGAAATCGAACTCGAGGATCCATTCGAAAACATGGGCGCCCAGATGGTGCGCGAGGTTGCCAGCAAGACCAGCGACGTGGCCGGGGATGGCACAACCACGGCGACGGTCTTCGCTCAGGCAATCTATCGTGAGGGCATGAAGAACGTCGCGGCGGGTGCCAACCCAATGAGCATCAAGCGCGGCATCGAGAAGGCAGTCGAGGCAGCGGTTGCCGCGATCAAAGAGATGGCAATCCCGACGCGTGAACACAAGAAGATCGCTCAGGTCGCAACCATCAGCGCCAACAACGACAAAGAGATCGGCGAACTCATCGCCGACGCGATGGACAAAGTCGGTAAAGACGGCGTCATCACCGTCGAGGAGAACAAGTCCATCAATACGGTCCTCGAGGTGGTCGAGGGTATGCAGTTCGATAAGGGGTATCTCTCGCCCTACTTCGTCACCGATCCTGAGAAGATGGTGGCGGAGCTGAAGGACTGCTACATCCTCGTTCACGACAAGAAGATCAGCTCGATGAAAGACCTTCTGCCGGTTCTCGAGCGGGTCGTTCAGCAGGGGCGGCCGTTGCTGATCATCGCTGAGGAAGTCGAAGGCGAAGCCCTGGCCACCCTCGTCGTGAACAAACTCCGTGGCACGCTGCAGGTTTGCGCGGTGAAGGCGCCGGGCTTCGGCGATCGCCGCAAGGCCATGCTCGAGGATATCGCCATTCTGACCGGCGGTAAGGTCATCAGCGAAGAGGCTGGCTTCAAGCTCGAGAATACGCGTCTCGAGGACCTCGGCCAGGCCAAGACTGTCCGCGTCGAGAAAGAGACCACCACGATCATCGAGGGCGCGGGCTCGAAGAAGGCCATCGAAGGGCGCATCAACCAGATCAAGCTCCAGATTGAGGAGTCCACGAGCGACTACGACCGCGAGAAGCTGCAGGAGCGGCTGGCGAAACTCGCTGGCGGTGTTGCGGTGATCAAAGTTGGTGCCGCCACTGAAGTGGAGATGAAGGAAAAGAAGGCCCGCGTTGAGGACGCCCTCCATGCGACGCGTGCGGCCGTGGAGGAGGGAATCGTCGCGGGTGGCGGTGTCGTCTTCCTGCGCGCGATCCCGGCCGTCGAGAAGCTGAAACTCGAAGGCGACGAGGCCCTTGGCGCCCAAATCATCGCCAAGGCGCTGGAGGCCCCGGCACGCGCTATTGCTCAGAATGCGGGCTATGAGGGCTCCATCGTCGTCGAAAAGATCAAGGCGGCTGAGAACAAGAACTTCGGCTTCAACGCCGAAACGGAGCAGTACGAGGACCTGCTCGAAGCCGGTGTGATTGATCCGGCTAAGGTCAGCCGCAGCGCCCTCCAGAACGCGGCCAGCGTCGCGAGCCTCCTGCTCACGACCGAGTGCCTCGTGACGGAGATTAAGGAGAAAGAAGAGAAACCGCGGATGCCGGCTGGCGACATGTACTAA
- a CDS encoding 4-hydroxy-2-oxovalerate aldolase gives MEMTSDVTQKAPWITYRPEIKVLDCTIRDGGLMNNHQFDDSLVKAVYETCVEAGIDYMEIGYKASKRIFARDQYGDWKYCDEDDVRRIVGENATPLKLAAMADAGKTDYKTDILPKEKSVFDMIRVACYVHQLPEAVDMIQDAHDKGYETTCNIMAISVVKESEIDQALEVLANTPVSTVVVVDSYGALVPYQIRLLVERYKRLLAGTGKEVGIHAHNNQQLAFANTIEAIIEGANRPDATMAGLGRGAGNCPMELLLGFLRNPKFKIRPVWKLLQDHFVTLREKMEWGPLPPYMIVGQLNQHPRTAIAWRAGDQKDLYAEFYDRCIADIV, from the coding sequence ATGGAAATGACAAGTGATGTTACCCAGAAGGCGCCGTGGATCACTTATCGGCCGGAAATCAAGGTGCTCGACTGCACGATTCGCGACGGCGGCCTGATGAATAACCACCAGTTTGACGACTCGCTCGTGAAAGCCGTTTACGAAACCTGCGTTGAAGCGGGCATTGACTACATGGAGATCGGCTACAAAGCCTCAAAGCGAATCTTTGCGCGTGATCAGTACGGCGACTGGAAATATTGCGACGAGGACGACGTGCGCCGCATAGTGGGGGAAAACGCGACTCCGCTCAAGCTGGCAGCCATGGCAGACGCCGGGAAAACTGACTATAAGACCGATATCTTGCCCAAGGAAAAGAGTGTGTTCGACATGATTCGCGTCGCCTGTTACGTGCACCAGTTGCCGGAAGCTGTCGACATGATTCAGGACGCCCACGACAAGGGCTACGAGACCACATGCAACATCATGGCAATCTCCGTCGTGAAGGAATCAGAGATTGATCAGGCGCTTGAGGTGCTCGCCAACACGCCCGTCTCGACGGTGGTGGTGGTAGATAGTTATGGTGCTCTGGTCCCCTATCAGATCCGGCTGCTTGTGGAGCGCTACAAGCGGCTCCTTGCTGGAACAGGCAAGGAGGTGGGAATTCACGCCCACAATAACCAACAGCTGGCTTTTGCAAACACTATTGAGGCAATTATCGAAGGGGCAAACCGGCCGGACGCTACGATGGCTGGCTTGGGTCGCGGCGCCGGAAATTGCCCTATGGAACTCCTGCTTGGCTTCCTTCGCAATCCGAAATTCAAGATTCGTCCTGTATGGAAGCTTCTACAGGATCATTTTGTTACGCTCCGCGAAAAAATGGAGTGGGGACCACTCCCACCCTACATGATTGTTGGCCAACTCAACCAGCATCCACGCACTGCGATTGCGTGGCGGGCTGGGGACCAAAAGGATTTGTACGCAGAATTCTACGATCGGTGCATCGCGGACATCGTGTGA